A single region of the Silene latifolia isolate original U9 population chromosome 8, ASM4854445v1, whole genome shotgun sequence genome encodes:
- the LOC141595283 gene encoding uncharacterized protein LOC141595283, which produces MARKEAFYPIGDTNWHHVPQKFKVDMIKCIRKYAECGKETRASQNHVHTTGSTSYANIRAELEEKNKREPTELEVFKQTHKGKDGSYVKDTVTEEFVLDADAYIQSELATNPTKLM; this is translated from the exons ATGGCTCGGAAGGAAGCATTTTATCCAATTGGAGATACAAATTGGCACCACGTGCCTCAGAAGTTCAAAGTTGATATGATTAAGTGTATTCGG AAATATGCTGAATGCGGAAAAGAGACACGTGCATCACAAAATCATGTTCACACCACTGGGTCAACAAGCTATGCTAATATACGGGCAGAGTTG GAagaaaagaacaaaagagaaCCAACTGAATTGGAGGTTTTCAAGCAAACTCATAAGGGGAAAGATGGGTCTTATGTGAAAGATACAGTGACGGAAGAATTTGTG TTGGATGCTGATGCTTATATTCAATCTGAACTTGCGACAAATCCTACCAagctgatgtga